In Esox lucius isolate fEsoLuc1 chromosome 6, fEsoLuc1.pri, whole genome shotgun sequence, the following proteins share a genomic window:
- the mgme1 gene encoding mitochondrial genome maintenance exonuclease 1 produces MHLGLSRCALLVGERASFNGASALFSYCNRTSTNTFSTCNAFSNRKKSPYSSVDSERYSKLVKSVMTHRVSAQTPESLEEQDTHIYGPVIKSSTPNQPLPKVPKTRHPLLNHEKAFAISETEHGAAPARIILQRGQDRGSVPSVTRILQQTLSPEQQFFLERWRKRMIAQLGEEGFKEYSQNLFRQGKLFHIAVENVLPLKTEEKAPEVPAEVEGYMESIRHVMDDIRGVRAIESRVLHNKLGYLGIVDCVALYRGVLCVIDWKTSERSKPFLDNTYDNPLQVAAYVGALNNDVNYNYQVENGLIVVAYKDGSPAHPHLLSSDQVLQYWERWLVRLEEYSEKS; encoded by the exons ATGCACTTAGGTCTGTCTAGATGTGCCCTACTTGTAGGGGAGCGAGCTAGCTTCAATGGTGCCAGTGCACTCTTCTCCTATTGTAACCGGACTTCCACGAATACTTTCTCTACCTGCAATGCATTTTCAAATCGCAAGAAAAGTCCATACAGTTCCGTGGACAGCGAACGCTACTCAAAACTTGTCAAGTCAGTCATGACCCACCGAGTCAGTGCTCAAACACCCGAGAGTCTAGAAGAGCAAGATACTCACATCTACGGACCTGTGATAAAATCCTCAACTCCTAACCAACCTTTACCCAAAGTGCCTAAAACTCGCCACCCTTTGCTCAACCACGAAAAGGCTTTTGCAATTAGCGAAACTGAGCACGGAGCGGCTCCAGCCAGAATTATCCTACAAAGGGGTCAGGATAGGGGCTCTGTTCCCAGTGTCACCCGTATCCTACAGCAAACTCTATCCCCAGAGCAACAGTTTTTCCtcgagagatggaggaagaggatgatcGCTCAACTTGGAGAGGAAGGCTTCAAAGAATACAGCCAGA ATCTTTTCAGGCAGGGCAAGCTCTTCCACATAGCTGTGGAGAATGTTCTACCATTAAAAACTGAGGAAAAGGCACCAGAGGTTCCAGCAGAAGTGGAAGGATACATGGAGAGTATTCGGCACGTGATGGACGACATTAGGGGAGTGAGAGCCATCGAGAGCCGCGTGCTACACAACAAACTAGGCTACCTGGGGATTGTGGACTGTGTTGCCCTTTACAG GGGTGTGCTGTGTGTGATTGACTGGAAAACATCAGAGAGGTCTAAACCTTTCCTGGACAACACATACGACAACCCTCTTCAGGTGGCAGCTTACGTCGGTGCCCTGAACAATGATGTGAACTACAACTACCAG GTGGAGAATGGTCTGATTGTGGTGGCCTATAAAGATGGTTCACCAGCCCATCCACACTTACTGAGCTCGGACCAGGTGCTACAGTACTGGGAGAGATGGCTGGTGCGATTGGAGGAGTACTCGGAGAAGAGTTGA